GGGTGTCTGCCGTCGCATCCAGCGGCGGATCACTTTGGCCACGGTCTGCTAAAGGCTGCTGCCGCCGCCGGGGAGGCGGCGGCGGAGGAAGTTCATCCGCGCTTCGACCGGTAGCGCGAGCCTGCGGAGGATGAGGTCGTCGAGCTGGCGGTCGGTTTCGGCGGCCAGCACACCCCGGGCGCGCCGGTCGCGCGCCGCGGCGGCCGACCGCGACGTGCGGGTTCCCCGATCAGCGATCTTGTTTTTTCGCGCGGCCACGGCGGCCTCCCGGGGGTTTTGTGGTCTCGGTCGCCGGGGCGACGGCGGGCGCTTGCCCGCGGAGCAGCGCTGCCGTCCGCTCGAGGATCGGCAGGACCGCCAGATCCCGATCCCGCCCGGCCGCCCGCTTGCTCGCGATGATGTCGTCGAGGGCTGCCACGAGCGTCTTGCGACCGTCGATCTCGATCGCGACGGCCCGGCTGCGGAGCGACTCGAACGACCGGACGCCATGGATCACCGGCATGAAGTCGGCCTGCAGCCCGCTGGAGTCGGCTGAAAGCCGGTAGAGCCGCGAGACCGGATAGAACGGCCGGAGGATCACGGCGTCGAGGCGCTTGGCGATCCGCTTGAGCTTCACCAGGTTCGCCACGGTGTCACGAAACATGAAGTCGAAATCGAGCGTCGTCACCGGTGCTCCGAGCAGTGCCGCGGCGGCATTGCCGATGAGCACGGTCTCGAGCTTCTCTGCGGAAAGTCCGTCGAGGAGCGCACCGAGGAACGGGGTGGCGTTCATCCTGCCGAGTGTATCCTCAGGTCGTCGTGCCTCGGGGCGCCGCCGCCCGGTCCTGCGATCCCTCGTCGGCATCGCCGCCCTGCTCATCGCACCATGAACGCTTCTCCGGCGCGCATCGGCATCCTCACCGTCTCCGACCGGGCCAGCCGCGGCGAGTATGCCGACGAAGGGGGCCCGGCGATCCGTGCCTACCTGGCCGAGGTGCTCGCCTCGCCGTGGGAGCCACTCGAGCGCGTCGTGCCCGACGACATCGATTCGATCGCGGCCACGATTCGGGCGCTGGCCGACGCCGGCTGCTGCCTGATCGTGACCACCGGCGGCACCGGCCCGGCGCCGCGCGACGTCACGCCGGAGGCGACCGAGCGGGTGTGCACCAAGCTCCTGCCGGGCTTCGGCGAGCTGATGCGGAAAGTGTCGCTCGACAAGGTGCCGACAGCGATCCTCTCGCGGCAGACCGCCGGCGTCTGTGGCGGGGCGCTGGTGGTGAATCTGCCGGGCCGGCCGCGGAGCATCCGCGAGTGCCTCGAAGCGGTCTTTCCCGCGATCCCCTACTGCATCGATCTGATCCACACCGGCGCCCCCGCGCCCCCGCGCCTCGAGACCCGCCCGGAAAGGCTCGTCGCCTTCCGTCCGAAGGGTTGAGGGAAGTCAGCCGCGGGCCGCCAGCGCCCGCGCGAGCACGGGCGCGAAGTAGGTGAGGACGGCATCGGCGCCAGCCCGCTTGATCACCAGCACGCTCTCGGCGGCGGCCTTGTCGCCATCGAGCCAGCCGTTGGCGGCGGCGGCGCGGATCATCGCGTATTCGCCACTCACCTGGTAGGCGAGCGTCGGCATCCCGAACGTCGTCTTCACCCGGTGGATGATGTCGAGTGCCGTCCCGGCCGGTTTGACCATCACCATGTCGGCCCCCTCGGCGACGTCGAGGGCCACCTCGCGCAG
This is a stretch of genomic DNA from Planctomycetota bacterium. It encodes these proteins:
- a CDS encoding molybdopterin adenylyltransferase, with product MNASPARIGILTVSDRASRGEYADEGGPAIRAYLAEVLASPWEPLERVVPDDIDSIAATIRALADAGCCLIVTTGGTGPAPRDVTPEATERVCTKLLPGFGELMRKVSLDKVPTAILSRQTAGVCGGALVVNLPGRPRSIRECLEAVFPAIPYCIDLIHTGAPAPPRLETRPERLVAFRPKG